The nucleotide window AGCGTGGCTATCCCGGCATCTACCTGCCGAGCTTCGGCGACGCCATGGGCCTCGGCGTGGCGATCGCGCTCAATACCAAGACCATCCAGTTCGGCACCACCGTGCAGCCGATCTACCTCCGCCAGCCGTCGGACTTCGCGTCGGCCGCGTCATTCATCCATGAGTTGAGCGAAGGGCGGTTCTGGTTTGGCGTCGGCGTTACGCACGGCCCCGTGCACCAGCGTCTCGGCGTCACACCCGGTAAACCGCTCGCGGACATCCGACGCTTCGTCGAAGCCCTGCGCAAGTCGTCCGAACAGGGCGCCGGACCCCTGCCGCCGGTCGTGCTCGCCACGCTCCGACGCAGGATGGTCGAACTCTCCGCCGAGGTCGCCGAAGGCGCCGTCTGGGCGAACGGCGCCCGCTCCCACATGCAACGCTCGCTCTCGCACCTGCCCGCGGACAAGCGCGATGACCCGGCATTCTTCATCGGCGACATGATCCCCACGTGCATCAGCGACGACGTCGAAGCCGCCGCCGCCGTCATGCGGCGCACCCTCACCGGCTACGTCGTGCTGCCGAACTACCGCAACTACTGGATCGAAGCCGGCTACGAAGAAGAAATGCGCGCCATCGAAGCCACGCAGAACGCGGGCGACGTGGCGAAGATCCCCGGCCTGATGTCGGAGCGCTGGCTCAAGGACGTCACCCTTTACGGCACCGCCTCCGACGTGCGCGCAGGCGTCGAAGCCTGGCACGCCGCCGGCGTCCGCACGCCGATCCTCGTGCCGTCCAGCGCGTCCGGTGGCCAGAAGAAAGCCTTCGAAGAGTTCTTCGAGACCTTCGACTAGAAGGTTCAAGGTTCTCCGTCCATTCTTGGCACTAAGTCCCGCGCCCCGTATGATCATTTCGTCAGAGGCGAAATAGCCGGGAGGACAC belongs to Dehalococcoidia bacterium and includes:
- a CDS encoding LLM class flavin-dependent oxidoreductase; translation: MKPSVSLAAVPGRRAWTIEIAQEIEQRGYPGIYLPSFGDAMGLGVAIALNTKTIQFGTTVQPIYLRQPSDFASAASFIHELSEGRFWFGVGVTHGPVHQRLGVTPGKPLADIRRFVEALRKSSEQGAGPLPPVVLATLRRRMVELSAEVAEGAVWANGARSHMQRSLSHLPADKRDDPAFFIGDMIPTCISDDVEAAAAVMRRTLTGYVVLPNYRNYWIEAGYEEEMRAIEATQNAGDVAKIPGLMSERWLKDVTLYGTASDVRAGVEAWHAAGVRTPILVPSSASGGQKKAFEEFFETFD